In Pseudomonas abieticivorans, the genomic window TCATCGGCAAAGCGCACGGTAATGCGGCCCTTGAACGGGGTCAGGGTGATGGGGTGGTCGGGGCCTGGGGTTTTCATGGGGTGCCTTGGGGGGGTGAATTGATGAGGCTTAAGACTAGTTAGTGTTATCGAGGTGCGCGTACCGCAGGTCAGATAATCCGCTGAACCTCTGTTTGCCGGGATCGGTCACAGCGTTATCAAGGCAAGGCGGGCGCGGCGATGAATCACGTGCACATCGGTATGTCGGGCTGGCGCTACGCGCCTTGGCGCGGTGACTTTTACCCCGAAGGGCTGACCCACAAGGACGAGTTGAAGTTTGCCTCGCGGGCAGTGGGCAGCATCGAGATCAACGGCTCGTTCTATGCGCTGCAAACCCCGGATCGCTACGCGCACTGGTACGCCGACACACCCAAGGGGTTCATCTTCAGCGTCAAGGGGCCGCGGTTCATCACCCACGTCAAACGGCTGCGGGAGGTGGAAACACCGCTGTCGAACTTTTTTGCTTCGGGGGTTTTCCAGTTGAGGGAAAAACTGGGGCCGATCCTTTGGCAATTTCCGCCCAGCTTCAAGTTCGACCCGGCGCTGTTCGAGCACTTCCTCAGCTTGCTGCCCCACACCTGCAAGGCCGCGCTGGCCTGCGCCAAGGGTTGCGATGCGCGCATGCGCAAACCCGGCTACCTGGATTTGGGCAAAGCGCGGGGCACGCTGCGCCATGCCGTGGAGATTCGCCATGAAAGCTTCGCGGTGCCTGAGTTCATCGCGCTGCTGCGGCGCTACAAGGTAGCCTTGGTGATGGCTGACACGGCAGGCAAGTGGCCCTATGCCGAGGACTTGACCGCCGACTTCATCTATATGCGCCTGCATGGCGACGCCGAACTTTATGCCAGCGGCTACACGCCCAAGGCGCTCAAGCATTGGCAGGCGCGCATCGAATGTTGGCAGCAGGGCGGGCAGCCTGAGGATGCGGTGTTGATCGAGCGCAAAACCCCGCGCAAGCGCGCCGGGCGCGAGGTGTATTGCTATTTCGATAATGACCTGAAAGTGCGCGCGCCGTATGACGCGCGGCAGTTGATTGATGCGTTGGGGGTGGAGGATACATTGACCGAGCGACCAGGCGAGGGGCCCACTGGGGTAAGCGATTTTGTATAAGGGTGGTTCGGGTTAGATAAGCATAGGAATGTATGTCCGCTTTTGTTGGTGGGGTCGTGTGGCTCAATCGTGTACTTTTTGAGAGCTGTTTCGTTTTGAGGTGTTTTGTGTGTTTTGGCGTTAATGTGTAGTGTTCATTTTTCCCGTTCTGCAAACAAGTTTTTTCAGCGCTCAGCAAAGGAAAGTGAATTGATCGCTCACGTGATCAGGGATAGTCTATTCGCGTATTGGGTTGCTCTATGTAATGTCCTTCATGGTTTGCAAACTCCAGTACTATTTGCTTGTCATGGAGTTGGCTGTATTCTAAAACCTTTCCGTTTCGGGTGAGTCGCTCTGGGTCAAAAACTACCTTGCTGACAGTGATCTTCCTATCTGTCAGTTCGGCGTCGCGGATATGGACGGTTCCCTCGTTATTGTACCATGTTGAAATATTGTCGATATAATCTAGAGGCATTCCTTCGTCGTTATAAAAAGCGGCTGAGAGGTTGATTGTATGTCCCGTGCCATCAGCTTCCTTGTAACCTTTATATAGATAAATTACGGCAAAGCCGTTGTCGGTTCGCCATGCTTTTATTGGGTTGAGGTCGCGAGCGTTGCCATTGTGTGATATTCCTCCTGTTTCGATGATGAAGCTTAGAGGGGTTTGCTCTAGGCATTTTTCTGTGATACTTATTTTTTTTACTTTTGATAGGTCAACGCTGTGTGGGTCTAAGTCAACACCAGGGGTCGGTGGGTAATGATTAAACTCCCGAAAAGCGCTTACGTTCCTCGCTTTCGTGTCGGATGCCGCTGTTTTTAAATCGGAAAGGCAGAGTTTGGTATGTTCGTTGGGCTGCATCTTTTCTGATTTTTCAGTGGCGACAAAAACCGTGCTCACTGAACGCTCATTGTGTTCTGTATGTGCGCTGCATTCCATTACTATTGCTAGTGAGATGCTGGTCGCGAGCAAGAAGATGGCTTTCATTTTTTTATTTCTTTTATGGCGGGGGCGTACTTGCCCACGTGTAGGTGATGATGGTGGTTTTCGAAATGTATCGTTCGGGGCAGAGTTTTTGGTTTCTTGTCTTTTAAGTAGGTCCATGCCAGTTGTTGTTTCCAGCCGAACTTGTAAAGCGCTTCGCTCATGTTGGTTTGCCTGGCTTCATCCAAGGCGGCGACGCCGTCTGGAAGGCTTAAATCGGTTCCTTGACTCCAATCGTGATCTGTTCTTAGAAACCTAAAGTCGCCGTTTTCTCCATTTATATGGGACTTGCTTGCGCCAGGTGATCCATCGGAATCGCTAAATCCTGTCGATGCTACATCCTGATAGTTTAACTCCATTAGCACGCCAATAAAGCTGGCAAGGGCGGATTGGCTAAGGTATGTTCTCGAAGTACCAGTGACAAATCTGAATCCAAACTGCCTCTCCGGATTTCGACCTAAATCTGAGGCATCCATCAGATAAATGGTTTCAGTGCCCTTGATATCTTTTTTTGTCCAGCGGGTAGCCTGGGTACCTTTAAATATCCCAAAGTCAAACTCCCGCCCTGTGTTGTCAGTATAAAGATAGCGGGCATCTCTTAGCTGCGCCTCAGTCGCATTACCCGGCACTACTTTTTCAATCAATCCGTTATGATAGATCCGGTAGGTGATGATATTGATAACCTTTGAGCCAAAACGCCCAGACAGCCCAATGGGATGAAAGTGATACACCTTCCCATCCACCGGCAAACCGACTTTCGCCGCCACCTCACCCCACCAACTCAACGCCTTGATCCGCGTCTTTTCCGCCAACCAGTTCAAGTGCGGCGTGGAGCCGCTATGGCCGAGCATTTCATCCAGTGCGTCCCACTTGCGCGGTTTGTCGAACCACTCGCTTTCAATCTGAACGATCAGTTGTGAAATGGACTGGGCGTGGGCGGGCAATTGGATCGCCGCCTGAATTTTCTCTGCGCTCATTGCGCCATCACGCTGCGGATCGATCAACGCGTGGAGGCGATTTTTGATAGCGCAGTTATCACCGCTGTCGGCCAAGGGGAAGCGGGCATCGGTCAAGGAGTTGATGCCGCGTAGGAACGAGGCCAGTAGGGTGCGAGGTGGGGTGTAGTCGTGGACGACATCGTAGCCGTCCCATGACCACGGGCTGACCCAAGGGGTGATGCCCACGTCTTCACGTACCCAGCCGTCGAGCGGGTGCTTGTCGGCGCCATGGAACAGCCCCTCCAGGCGATACCAGCAGTGTGCTTCCCGACCCGGTGTGGCTGGTACACTAATTTTTTGATCGGCAGGCAAGTCGTCGAGCAGGCTCTTGGGTAGGAGCAGGTCGGCATCGCTTTGTGGGCTGCTTGGCGAAATGCTGGGAGGCTGCTTTGCGCTGTAATGGGCTTGATGGGGTACCACGGCAGTACCTTTGGTCAACTTGAGCCAGGTCATTTCTTTATCAGGCAGCTCTTTGGCCCACGTGCGGCTGGACTCGAGGAATGCTTCGACGTCGTCGTCGCTGAACATTTCCAGGTGCAATTTTTTTTCCGGCTGTTCGGCCAGGCCGCAGTGGTATTGGCCGAGGTGGCCGATCAGGTCGCCAGCCTTGATTGCGATCGGTTCATCCGGCACCACCACCCGGTCTGTGGCCAGGGGCTCGCGGATACCTTGCAAGGCGTCGAAATGAACATACTGGTTGACCCGCTCCAGCTAGCGAAACTCGCCCTCGCCACGCACGGCCACCTGCGTGCCGGCCGGCAGCCGACCGATGCTGGCGCTGTGGATATTGGCTTCGGCGCGCACATTCAGTTCACGCAGCAGGCGATACTCGTCACCTTCCACGGGCTGTAGAAAGCTCATGGACAGGTAGCCGCGCAGGGCCCCCGGCTCATCCAGCAAAACGTGCGGGCCGAGCACGTTTTCCAATTTGCGATACTCGCCGGTGCCGCTCACTTTTATCTGCGCCCCTGGCGGCAAGCTGCCGATGACCGTCCCTTGGAGGGCCTGGTGGCGCAGGTTTAGGCCCTTGCGCTCGGGGTCGCGCGGAAAGGCGTCATTGGCCGTTGCCTTGACATGGCGCACAGCCCCCTCGGGCCAATACACCGGCCGAGCTTGAGCCGCATCTGCCTGATACTCCCCCCAGCCCTGGATGTGCATGTACAGGCTGTAAACGATCAGGCTGGGCGGTTGCTGCGGGTTGCCGTTTATTTTTGGAGGTTGCAGGCGATGGCGCACTAGCACGAAATTGCGCGAAAAGGGCTTATTGACCGAGAGCTTGTTGACGAAATAGGCGGTGGTTGGTGCTTGGGTGTCGAACCGGTATGCCACCACCTCGCCATCAGCCACGGAGTGCACGCTGGATTGGTCCAGGGTGCCTGCGGTGCCGCCGTCGAAATGCACGCCACCGTGCCACAGGCCGTTGAACCCTAATGGGTAGGTGCCCGCCATAGCCTTGGCCAAATGGGTCAACTGCAGCAGCGGGTGGCGCGAATCCTTGAACGGATGGCTCCAGTTTTTTACCACTGGTAACGGGTTGGCGTTGCTCTGCACGGATGCGGGTGGGATCGGGCGAGTGTCGGGGGCTGGGTATACCGGGGGAGGCGGCGCGCTGGGACGGCCGAGCAGCCAATTGAAGAGTTCACCCATGGCCGTGGAATCCTTTCTCTTGAGGGGAAGGGCACGGTACGGCTTCAGACAGCATAAATATGTAGGGCATTTCGCTACGCAATGAGGGAGATTCTGAAACTGGAAAAGCGCCCTGACCAAGGGCACTGGTCAAATATTTGCCAATGGAGTACAAATGTACTCCATGACTATTTTATCTCCCAAACGCAGTGCCATCCTGTCTTTCATCCGCGAGCGCATCGGCGATCGGGGGCAGCCGCCGAGCCTGGCGGAAATATCCGAGGCCTTCGGGTTTGCCTCGCGCAGCGTGGCGCGCAAGCACATCGTGGCGCTGACCGAGGCCGGGTTTATTGCGGTCACCGCCAATCAGGCGCGGGGCATTCGGCTGGTAGAGCACGGCAGCAAGCCGCAACTTCTGGAAATCCCCCTGCTGGGCCGGGTGGCGGCCGGCATGCCCATCGACCCGGATGTGGGCGTGCGCGATCACCTGGTGTTCGACTCGCGCATGTTTGCCCGTGTACCGGACTTTTTGCTGCAGGTAGAGGGTGACTCGATGATCGGCGACGGCATCCTCGACGGCGACCTGGTGGGCGTGAAGCGCCAGTTTGATGCGCGCAACGGCCAGATCGTGGTCGCCCGGCTGAACGGCGAGGTGACCATCAAGCGCTTCGAACTCAAGGGCGAGCACCTGCGCCTGTTGCCGCGCAACCCGGCCTATGAGCCGATCGTGGTCGACCCCGAGCAAGAATTCATGATCGAAGGCATCTTCTGCGGCCTGGTGCGCCGCTGATGGGCGCCGTGGTCAGCCTCGACGGCCTGCTGGACGAGCGGCGGGTCTGGAAAGGCCGCGCGCCGGCCCAGCCGGTCAGCGCCCAGCCGACCGGCCATGCGCTGTTGGACCGGGCCTTGCCCACGGCAGGCTGGCCGGCGGGGGCCTTGAGTGAAATCCTCATCCCCAGCGACGGCAGCGGCGAGTTGCGCCTGCTGTGGCCAACCCTGGCGCGGCTGACCCAGGCCGGTGAGCGCATCGTGTTGGTGGGCGCCCCGTTCATTCCCTACCCTCAGGCCTGGGCGGCGGCGGGGGTGGACCTGCGCCAGGTGTCATTGATCAGCGCCAGTGGCACCGACGCCCTGTGGGCGGCCGAGCAATGCCTGCGTTCGGGCAGTTGCGGCGCGGTGTTGTGCTGGCCGAAAACCGTCGACGACCGCGCCTTGCGTCGCTTGCAGGTGGCCGCCGAAACCGGGCAAACCCTGGCCTTTGCCTGCCGCCCGCAGCAGGCCGCGCACAACCCGTCCCCGGCGGCCCTGCGCATCGCCATCGATGTGCGCCCGGCGCAGTTGCGCGTGCTCAAGTGCCGTGGCGGCCTGGCCCCGGCCTTGCCGCTGGCTTTTGCCGGCGGGGCTTGAGGTTGCCATGCTCTGGGCCTGTATCGTATTGCCACAACTGGCGCTCGACGGGGTGTTGCGCCGCCGCGACACGCCCCAGGCGCCGTTGGCGCTGGTCACCGGCCCCGCGCAGCGGCGCGTGCTGCAGGCGGTGAACCCGGCGGCCCGCGCCCTGGGCCTCAAGCCTGGGCAGCTATTGACTGCGGCCCATGCCATGACCCGCGACTTTGCCACCGAGGAGTACGACGCGGCGCAGGTCGAGCACTGGCAGCAATTCCTGGCCGCCTGGGCCTACCGCTTCAGCTCCCAGGTCAGCCTGCATTACCCCCGGGTGCTGTTGCTGGAGGTGGGTGCAAGCCTTGGCCTGTTCGGGCCTTGGCCGGTGTTCGAGGCCCGCTTGCGCGCCGAGCTGACCGAGCTTGGGTTTAGCCATCGCATCAGCCTGGCGCCCAACCCTGCGGCGGCGCGCATGCTGGCCAATGCCCGTGACGGCCTCGCCATCGACAGCCCCCACGCCTTGGGCCATGCCCTGGCGCCTTTGGCGATCGAGCGCATCGGTTTGCCCCGCGATGCGGCCACCGCCTTTGCGCGCATGGGCCTGCGCACGTTGGGCCAGGTGCTGGCCTTGCCCCGTGACACCCTGGCCCGGCGCTTCGGCGCAGGCGTGCTGGCACACCTGAACACCTTGACCGGGCTGCGCCCCATGCCACTGGAGTACTACCTGCCACCGGACTTTTTCGAGCAGCGCATCGAGCTTAACTTCGATGTCGAGTCCCATCAGGCGCTGCTGTTCCCCTTGCGCCGGTTGATCACTGACCTTGCCACCTTCCTGGCCGGGCGTGACGGCGGCGTGCAGCGCTTCACCCTGCACCTGGAGCATGCCGAAGGCGAAGACACCCTGGTGCCGGTGGGCCTGCTGGGGGCCGAGCGCGACCCCAACCTGCTGTTCGAACTGGCCCGTGGGCGTTTCGAACAACTGCAGGTGCCGCGCCCGGTGCGCTGCCTGCGCTTGATGGCGCGCGACCTGCCGGCCTTTGTGCCCACCCACCAGGAGCTGTTCGACGAGCGCCCGCAGCAAACCCAGCCCTGGGAGCAGTTGCGCGAGCGCCTGCGGGCGCGGCTGGGCGATGAGGCGCTCACGGGGTTGTGCGCCCAGGGCGATCACCGGCCCGAATGCGCCTGGGGCTCGACCCCCGAGCGCAAGGCCGCACCGCTCGCCCACCACGGCCTGCGCCCCGGCTGGCTGTTGCCACAGGCCCAGCTCTTGGGCGACCTGTTCGCGCACATCCTTGCCGGGCCCGAGCGCATCGAGTCGGGCTGGTGGGACGGCGGCGATGTGCGCCGCGACTACTACCTGATTGAAACCCCCAACGGCCAGCGCGCCTGGGCCTACCGCAGCGTCGGCGAAGACGGCCTGTGGCTGCAGGGCTGGTTCGGATGAGCGGCGGCTACGCAGAACTGCACTGCCTGTCCAACTTCAGTTTCCAGCGCGGTGCTTCCAGCGCCCAGGAGCTGTTCGAACGGGCCAAGCGTCATGGCTACCAGGCCCTGGCGATCACCGATGAGTGCACCCTGGCCGGTATCGTGCGTGCCTGGCAGGCCGCTAAAAACACTGGCCTGGCGCTGATCATCGGCAGTGAAATGCGCCTGCACGAGGGGCCCAAGATCGTCCTGCTGGTGCAAGACCTGGGCGGCTACCAGGCCCTGTGCCGGTTGATCACCCTGGCCCGGCGTCGGGCCGAGAAGGGCAGCTACCAACTGCTTGGCGAGGACTTGGCCGAGGTCGCCCTGGAAGGCCTGCTGGCGTTGTGGTTGCCCGACAGCCCCCAAGACAAGCAACCCGGCCATTGGCTGCGCGGCCTGTTTGGCGAGCGGCTATGGTTGGGCGTGCAACTGCACCGCGGCCCGGACGACGCCCAGCGCCTGCAGCAACTGCTGGCCCTGGCCGCCGAACTCAAGATCAGGGCGGTGGCCAGCGGCGACGTGCACATGCACGCCCGTGGCCGCCGCGCCCTGCAAGACACCATGACCGCGATCCGCCACCACGTCACGGTGGCCGATGCCGGGCACCGGCTGTTCCCCAATGGCGAGCGTCATTTGCGCCCGCTGGTGCAGTTGGCCGAGCTGTACCCCCAGGCCCTGCTGGATGAAACCCTGGTCATTGCCCAGCGCTGCCAGTTCGACCTCAGCCAATTGCGCTACCACTACCCCCGCGAGCTGGTGCCCGAGCAGCACAGCGCCACCAGTTGGCTGCGCGAACTCACCCTGCAGGGCATGCGCTGGCGCTGGCCCGATGGCGCGCCGGCCAAGGCAGTGGAGCAAATCGACAAGGAACTGGCGCTGATCGCAGAGCTGGGCTACGAGAGTTATTTTCTGACCGTGCATGACATCGTGCGCTTTGCCCGCGAGCAACGCATCCTGTGCCAGGGCAGGGGCTCGGCGGCCAACTCGGCGGTGTGTTTCGCCTTGGGGATCACCGAGATCGACCCGGTGCGCATGAACATGCTGTTCGAACGTTTCATCTCCAAGGAGCGCAAGGAGCCGCCCGACATCGACGTGGACTTCGAGCACGAGCGCCGTGAAGAAGTGCTGCAGTACGTGTTCAAGCGTTATGGCCGCAGCCGCGCCGCGCTCACGGCGGTGGCCAGCAGCTACCGCGGCGCCGGTGCGGTGCGTGATGTGGCCAAGGTGCTGGGCCTGCCGCCGGACCAGATCAACGCCCTGGCCGATTGCGTGGGCCGTTACAGCGACCGCATCCCGCCGGTGGAGCGCCTGGTGGAGGTGGGTTTTGACCCCGACAGCCCGATATTGCGCCGGGTGCTGGCGCTCACCGGCGAGTTGATCGGCTTCCCCCGGCACCTGTCGCAGCACCCTGGCGGCTTCGTGATTTCCGAGTATTCGCTGGACACCCTGGTGCCGGTGGAAAACGCCGCCATGGCCGACCGCACCATCATCCAGTGGGACAAGGACGATCTGGACCTGGTGGGCCTGCTTAAGGTCGACATCCTGGCCTTGGGCATGCTCAGCGCCTTGCGTCGCAGCTTCGACCTGGTGCGCGGTTATCGCGGCGTGGAGCTGACCCTGGCCACCCTCCCTGCCGAAGACAAGGCCACCTACACCATGATCGGCCGCGCCGACACGGTGGGGGTGTTCCAGATCGAATCGCGCGCGCAGATGGCCATGCTGCCACGGCTCAAGCCCAAGAACTTCTACGACCTGGTGATCGAGGTTGCGATCGTGCGCCCGGGGCCCATCCAGGGCGACATGGTGCACCCCTACCTGCGCCGGCGTAATGGCGAGGAGGAGGTGGTGTACCCCTCCGAGGCCCTGAAAAAAGTGTTCGAGCGCACCTTGGGCGTGCCGTTGTTCCAGGAACAGGTGATGGAACTGGCCATCGTCGCGGCCGACTACACGCCCGGCGAGGCCGACCAATTGCGCCGCTCCATGGCCGCCTGGAAGCGCCACGGCGGCCTTGAACCGCATCAGATCCGCCTGACCGAAGGCATGCTGCGCAACGGCTACAGCCTGGAATTTGCCCAACGCATCTTCGAACAGATCAAGGGCTTTGGCAGCTACGGCTTTCCCGAGTCCCACGCCGCCAGCTTCGCCTTGCTCACCTACGCCAGTTGCTGGCTCAAGTGCCACGAACCGGCGGCCTTTACCTGCGCGTTGATCAACAGTTGGCCGATGGGCTTCTACAGCCCCGACCAGTTGTTACAGGACGCGCGCCGCCACCGCCTGGAGATACGCCCGGTGGACGTGTGCATCAGTGGCTGGGACTGTTCGCTGGAAGACGGCGGCCAACAGCAACCGGCCATTCGCCTGGGGTTGCGGATGATTCGCGGCTTTCGCGAGGAGGACGCGACGCGTATCGACAGTGTGCGCCAGCAGCAACCGTTCAGCGACGTGACCGACCTGTGCCTGCGCGCCCGCCTGGACAACCGTGCCCGCGAGCAACTGGCCGATGCCGGTGCCTTGAAAGGCCTGGCCGGGCACCGCCACCAGGCGCGCTGGGAAGTGGCCAGCGTGCAGGCGCAACTGCCGCTGTTTGAAGGCCTGCCCACCCGCCAAGAGGCCCCGGTGGCCTTGCCCAAGCCCAGCGTGGGCGAAGACCTGTACGCCGACTACGCCACGGTCGGCACCACCCTGGGCCCACACCCCCTGGCGCTGTTGCGCCCGGCGCTGGATACCCTGCGCTGTCGCAGTTCGCAAGACCTGCCGGGCATCGACCACGGTCGGCACGTGAACGTGGCCGGCATCGTGGTCGGCCGTCAACGGCCGCAAACCGCCAGCGGGGTGACCTTCGTGACCCTGGAAGATGAGTTCGGGATGATCAACGTGGTGGTGTGGAAAACCCTGGCCGACCGCCAGCGGCGCATCCTGGTGGGTGCGCAGTTGATGCAGGTGCAGGGGCGTCTGGAGCGCGAAGGGCAGGTGCGGCATGTGATTGCCGGCAATCTGCTGGACCGCAGTGATCTGTTGATGGGGCTGGATGTGCGCAGCCGGGATTTTCAGTGAGCACCGTCACTCAGGCCCCAACCCCGCCATAATCCGACGCGCCCCTTCTTCGCTTAACGCATAGCCAAAGAAGCGCCGATAAAAGTCCATCGTCCGTTCCACCATTCGCACGTCGGCAAACGCCTGCGGATGCAACTGCTGCGCCGCCCACGGCACCTGCAGCGCCAACTCCGTGCCGTAGCGGTCCCAGGGGAATACTCCGTCGGGGTTGCGCAGCACGTGCCCGGCTTTCACCGCGCGCAATTGCTGCAACAGCCCTGGGCCGATCTCGCCGGCATTAGCCGCCACGATGACCACGTCCGGGTCCCAGGCCAGCACCTGTTCGGCCGACACCACCTGCAAATTGCCCTTCAGGCCCGTAGCGGCATTGCGCCCGCCGGCAAGGCCGATCCAGGTATCGACCAGGGTGTCGGCACCGTCCACTTTCAAGGGGTTGAGGGAGGCGATGTGCAGCACCCGTGGCCGCTGGGCTTGGGGCAGCGATGCAAGGCGCGCGTGCACGGCGCGCAGTTGCTCATCCAGGTAGGCGTTGTAGGCGTGGGCGCGCGCCATTGCCTGGGGCGAGCCCAGCGCTTGCGCGGTGTCGAGCATCGCCTGCTGCATGGAGGGGATGTCGGTGAAACCGACGTACACCACCGCGATGCCGGCCTGCTGGTAGGCCAGGGCATTGCGATCGCCTTGGGTGGTGAACACCAGGTCGACCTGGCGTGCCAGCAGGTCCTCGACGTTGAACGCTGTGCCATTGACCGCCTGGGCCTGGTTCAACGAAGGCTGCACCTTGAACATCCACGGGCGGCTTTGCGGATGGTTGACCGTGGCGACGATGCGATCACCCGCGCCCAAGGTCATCAGCAAGGCATGGTGGGCATACCACGCATCGGCGATGCGCTCTGCGCTGGCAAAGGCGGCGCTGCTGCCCAGCGCCACCAGCAGCCACAGCCACCTCACAGGTCCACCTGGATCGAGGCCTGCAGCATGCGCGGTGCGCCCAACGAGGCGCTGGTGGTACCGGTGCCGGTATAGCCATTGAGGGCGCCGGGCACGATGTTGGTCCAGTAGCGTTGGTTGGTGACGTTGGTCATTTCCAGGCGGTAGACGGTGTCGCGGTGCATCAATTGGGTGGCGAAACTGGCGCCGATGTCGAAGGTTTCATAGCTGCTCACCCAGTGGTCATTACTGTTGTCGGTGGGGCGTGCGCCCATGTAGCGGGCGTTGAGGTTCAGCGCCAGGCCCTTGACCTGCGGCACCTGGTACTCGGTCAACAGGCTGGCGGTGTACTTGGACAGGCCGACGATGCGCGTGTCCTCGGTGCTGGCGTTGCCGGTATCGAGCAGTTTGGGGTCCAGCCAGACCAGGCCACCGTACAGCCGCACGTTGTCGCTGACCTTGCCGTCGGCCATGAACTCCACGCCGCGGTTGCGCTGTTCACCGGCAATGGCATAGCTGCCGTCATCCTGCGTAAAAGCGTAAGGCCGCTTGATCTGGAACGCGGCCAGCGACAGGTTCACGCCGTCCAGCGCTAGCTTGCCGCCTAGCTCCCACTGCTTGCTGCGGTAAGGGGCGAGGATGTTGCCGGCGTTGGTGGTGCCGGTGGGGGCGCTGTCGCCCTGCTGCAGGCTGTCGGCATAGGTGAGGTACAGCGTCAGGTTGTCGACTGGCTTGTACATCAAGCTGCCGGCGCCGCTCAGGCCGTGATCGTCGGAATGGCTGCTGCGCGCCCCGGTCTTGGCCCAGTTGCTGACGGACATCTGGCTTTGGCTGCCGGTGACCATCAGGCTCCACTGCGGGGTGAAGGTCAGGGTGTCACCGAAGATCAGCGACTGTTGGGTGCTGTGGGCCGACTGGTAGCGGTCGGTGAAGTCGGGGTAGTTGGGCTCGGCAAAATTGACCGGCGCCGCCAGGTTAGCGCTGCCCAGGGTTTGGGTGCTGCCGTTGACCGGGTTGTAGTTGCGCCAGTCAAACCCACTCAAACCAAAGCTTAGATCGTGGCGCACCGGCCCGGTCCATACGCTGCCATTGAGGTTGGCCAGGTAGCTGTTAATGGTGAAGCGGCTGGCCGTGGCGCTGGAAGTGGTGCTGGTGTAAGCGCCGCGGCTATTGGTCAGGGTGTTGGTGACGGCGGTGGATTCGCGGTCGGCGATTTGCCGCAGCAGTCCGACGTCCAGCTTCCAGTTGCCGTCCAAATCGTGCTTGAAGTGCACGCTGGCGGTGTCGGTGGTGTTGTCGTCGCCGGCGTAGTTTTGGCCCAGGTTGCTTTTGGTCGGGTCCAGCGCGCTGGGCAGGCCGACGCCGCTGGCCACTGCGAACTTGCCCGGCAGGCCCTTGGCCAGGTAGTTGTAGTGGGTGAAATTGGTTTCCAGCACGCTGCTGTCGCTGAGCTGGAAGTCCAGTGCCAGGCTGATCAATTGCCGGCGCAAGGTGCTGCCCGGCGCGTAGCTATGGCCTTGTTCGTCCATCAGGTTGAGGCGGTACTTGACCTTGCCGTCGGGGTCGAAGGGGCCGCTCAGGTCGGCAGCCTTGAGCCACGACAAACCCGTGCCGATGCCCGCGGTCACGCGGTTGCGGGTTTCATCGGTGGGCCGCTTGGAGATGAAATTGAACGTACCCGCTGGGTTCGCCGGGCCGTACAACGAGCCCGCCAGGCCGTTGAGCACCTCGACGCTGGCCAGTTGTTCGGCTGGGTAGTCGGTGGTGGACACCACGTTCAGCCCGTCCAGCCTGCTGTTTTGCACCACGCTGCCTTGCATGCCACGGCTCTGCGGGCGCGCGCCATCGCCTTGTACCGAGGGCAGGTAGCGCAAGATATCCTTCACGCTTTTGAGTTGCTGGTTCTCGATCAGGTCGTGGGGCACCACGCTCACCGAGTAGGGCGTGTCGAGCAAGCGCCGCTCGCCCAAGGGGCCTAGATGGGCGCTTTTGTTCAGCGCTGCGTCGGCGTCGCTTTCACGGCTGCTGACCTGGACCGGCGCCAGTTGCACGGTCGCGCCGTCATCGGCATGGGCAAGGCTTGTGGCTACGGCCAGCAACAGCGGGGCAAAGGGCAAGCGGGGCATGGACGGACTACTCATTGGAGATGAAAAAACGATGGGAATGCGCTTGGACCTGGCGCACCTTGACCGCGTACAGGCGCTCGATCAGCGCACTGTCGATCACCGCGGTGGGCGTGCCATCGGC contains:
- a CDS encoding error-prone DNA polymerase yields the protein MAAGLVRMSGGYAELHCLSNFSFQRGASSAQELFERAKRHGYQALAITDECTLAGIVRAWQAAKNTGLALIIGSEMRLHEGPKIVLLVQDLGGYQALCRLITLARRRAEKGSYQLLGEDLAEVALEGLLALWLPDSPQDKQPGHWLRGLFGERLWLGVQLHRGPDDAQRLQQLLALAAELKIRAVASGDVHMHARGRRALQDTMTAIRHHVTVADAGHRLFPNGERHLRPLVQLAELYPQALLDETLVIAQRCQFDLSQLRYHYPRELVPEQHSATSWLRELTLQGMRWRWPDGAPAKAVEQIDKELALIAELGYESYFLTVHDIVRFAREQRILCQGRGSAANSAVCFALGITEIDPVRMNMLFERFISKERKEPPDIDVDFEHERREEVLQYVFKRYGRSRAALTAVASSYRGAGAVRDVAKVLGLPPDQINALADCVGRYSDRIPPVERLVEVGFDPDSPILRRVLALTGELIGFPRHLSQHPGGFVISEYSLDTLVPVENAAMADRTIIQWDKDDLDLVGLLKVDILALGMLSALRRSFDLVRGYRGVELTLATLPAEDKATYTMIGRADTVGVFQIESRAQMAMLPRLKPKNFYDLVIEVAIVRPGPIQGDMVHPYLRRRNGEEEVVYPSEALKKVFERTLGVPLFQEQVMELAIVAADYTPGEADQLRRSMAAWKRHGGLEPHQIRLTEGMLRNGYSLEFAQRIFEQIKGFGSYGFPESHAASFALLTYASCWLKCHEPAAFTCALINSWPMGFYSPDQLLQDARRHRLEIRPVDVCISGWDCSLEDGGQQQPAIRLGLRMIRGFREEDATRIDSVRQQQPFSDVTDLCLRARLDNRAREQLADAGALKGLAGHRHQARWEVASVQAQLPLFEGLPTRQEAPVALPKPSVGEDLYADYATVGTTLGPHPLALLRPALDTLRCRSSQDLPGIDHGRHVNVAGIVVGRQRPQTASGVTFVTLEDEFGMINVVVWKTLADRQRRILVGAQLMQVQGRLEREGQVRHVIAGNLLDRSDLLMGLDVRSRDFQ
- a CDS encoding ABC transporter substrate-binding protein, whose translation is MRWLWLLVALGSSAAFASAERIADAWYAHHALLMTLGAGDRIVATVNHPQSRPWMFKVQPSLNQAQAVNGTAFNVEDLLARQVDLVFTTQGDRNALAYQQAGIAVVYVGFTDIPSMQQAMLDTAQALGSPQAMARAHAYNAYLDEQLRAVHARLASLPQAQRPRVLHIASLNPLKVDGADTLVDTWIGLAGGRNAATGLKGNLQVVSAEQVLAWDPDVVIVAANAGEIGPGLLQQLRAVKAGHVLRNPDGVFPWDRYGTELALQVPWAAQQLHPQAFADVRMVERTMDFYRRFFGYALSEEGARRIMAGLGPE
- a CDS encoding TonB-dependent receptor, which gives rise to MPRLPFAPLLLAVATSLAHADDGATVQLAPVQVSSRESDADAALNKSAHLGPLGERRLLDTPYSVSVVPHDLIENQQLKSVKDILRYLPSVQGDGARPQSRGMQGSVVQNSRLDGLNVVSTTDYPAEQLASVEVLNGLAGSLYGPANPAGTFNFISKRPTDETRNRVTAGIGTGLSWLKAADLSGPFDPDGKVKYRLNLMDEQGHSYAPGSTLRRQLISLALDFQLSDSSVLETNFTHYNYLAKGLPGKFAVASGVGLPSALDPTKSNLGQNYAGDDNTTDTASVHFKHDLDGNWKLDVGLLRQIADRESTAVTNTLTNSRGAYTSTTSSATASRFTINSYLANLNGSVWTGPVRHDLSFGLSGFDWRNYNPVNGSTQTLGSANLAAPVNFAEPNYPDFTDRYQSAHSTQQSLIFGDTLTFTPQWSLMVTGSQSQMSVSNWAKTGARSSHSDDHGLSGAGSLMYKPVDNLTLYLTYADSLQQGDSAPTGTTNAGNILAPYRSKQWELGGKLALDGVNLSLAAFQIKRPYAFTQDDGSYAIAGEQRNRGVEFMADGKVSDNVRLYGGLVWLDPKLLDTGNASTEDTRIVGLSKYTASLLTEYQVPQVKGLALNLNARYMGARPTDNSNDHWVSSYETFDIGASFATQLMHRDTVYRLEMTNVTNQRYWTNIVPGALNGYTGTGTTSASLGAPRMLQASIQVDL